GCGTCGGAGCCGTCGGTCGGCACGAGGATGTGCTCGTAGCGACCCATGTGTCGTGCTAGCGTTCGCAGGGCCGTGGGTTAAGTGTTCAGGGAGAAACGACGCGTTTCACGTCGCTCGCGCCGGCCCGCCGCACCGCCGCCCGCACCGGGTCGCGGACGCCCGCGAGGTTGTCCGAGTCGCCGTCCAACACGAGCAGTCGGGCCTCCCGGCCGGCCTCGATTGTGCCGTAGTTCGCGCCGACCACCTCGGCGCCCGCCCGCGTCGCCATCCGCAGCACCTCGGGCGCCTCGACGTCACAGCACTTCGAGACGAACTCCATCTCCCGGAACATCGACGGGCTGTTCGTCATCACGTTGTCCGTCCCGAGCGCCACCGACGTCCGGTCGAGGAGGTCGCGGACCGGCGGCAGGCCGACGTCGGTCACGAGGTTCGACCGCGGGCACACCGCCACCGGAATCTCCTTGTCTTCGACGCGGTCCAAGTGCAGTTCCTCGGCGTGGACCATGTGGACGAGCAGGTCCGGGTCGAGGTCCAGCGCGGGGTTGATGTCCGAGGCGTCCACCTCGCCCGCGTGGATGGCGAAGGGCTTGCCGGCCTCCCGCGCGGCGTTGCGCTCCTTCCCGAACTCGCCGTCGGCCGCGCCGCTCGCGCCGAAGCCGTCGGCCACGTCGACGACGTCCGGGTCGTCCCGGCCGAACGCGAACACGTCCACGTCGGCGGCCTCGGCGGCCTCTCGGAGCGCGTGGACACCCGCCACGCCGCCCTCTCGGAATTCGAGTGTCGCCGCGGTGCCCGTGGACTGCATGAACGACAGCGAGCGCGCCATCCCCTCGACCAATTCCTCGCGGTCGGCCTCCCGGAGCAGGCGGTGTTTCAGACCATCCGGCGGCGCCACCAGTTCTTCGAGCGTGAGACCGCGCCCGGCCTCCTTCGCTATCGAGTCCCCGATGTGGGTGTGCGCGTTCACGAACGCCGGCAACACGATGTCCTCGGACTCCACGTACTCCTCGTCCAACCGCACGATTTCGCCGTCCTCGACGACGAGCGTTCCCTGTACGGGCTCGTACTCGTCGCCCCAGAGGACGGTGCCGGAGAGTTCCATACCGAGGCCAGACACTCGGCCACCGTGAACCTTGCCCGACCGCTCCGTCGGCGGCCGCGCCGGCTCAGAAGTCGTCGAGTGAGGCGTACCGGCCGGGCGTGTTCACTTCCGTCACGAGCGCGCCCTCCGTCTCCAGGCCGAGCACGCGCTCGGTCGCCTTCCCGACGCTCTCGACGCCGTCGGCGGGCGCGTAGACGCCGAGGCGCCACTGCTCGCGCTGGGCGACCTGCAGGGCGTTCACGAGCGTCGACTGCTCGTCCAGCCGCCGGACCTCGCCGCCGACGAGCACGCCCGTCGTCGACTCCCGCATCGACGGCTCGCCGCGCACGTCGAGGACGACGTGCTCGGGTTCGACGCCGGCGTCTGCCGCGATGTCGCGCTCGAACTCGCGGACCGCGTCGTGGTCGGCGCCCACCACGTCGTCGTCGACGTCGCCCATCTCGGCCCACACGGCGCGCTTGAACAGGTCGCGTTCCGCGAGTCGCGTCCCCGTCTCGGCCGTCTCGTCGTGGGACCGGAGCGCCACAGACAGTTCGTGGTCGTCCATCCGCCGGAGTTGTTCGGCGGTCATCTCCGTGGTGTCCAGTAGGCGTTCGGTCGCCCGGCGGAGCATCGACTTCGAGATGCGCGCGACGTGGTGGCTGTAGACGGTGGGGTTCATCAGCGCGCGCGCCAGCAGGAGGCTCTCGGCGGTCTGGACGTTCCCCTCGTCGAGCACCAGTTCACCGTCGATGAACGTGAGCGCGCGAAGCAGGCGCTCGTGGTCGATGGTGCCGTAGGGAACGCCGGTGTGGTGGGCGTCCCGCACCAGGTAGTCCATCCGGTCGACGTCCAGTTCGCCCGCCACCAGTTGCGCGAGTTCGCCGTCGCCGGCGACGAGCGACGCGATGTTCGCGGGGTCGAGGTCGTGGTCGTCGAGGACGCGAGCGACGCGGCCCTCGGCGAGCAGTCCGTCCACGTCGTCGTGTCGCTTCCCGGTGTGGCGCTCCACGACGCCCTCGACGTTGTGGCTGAACGGCGAGTGTCCCACGTCGTGGAGGACGGCGGCGGCGCGCACGCGCTCGGCGCGCTTTCCGCCGATGTCGAGGTGGTCGAGCGCGCGGTCGGCGAGGTGGTAGACGCCCAGGGAGTGCTCGAAGCGCGTGTGGTTGGCCGACGGGTAGACGAGGCTCACGGTCCCCAACTGCGTGATGCGGCGGAGTCGCTGGACCGGTGGTGTGTCCAGTAAGTCCGCCGCGACGCCCTCGACCTCGATGTGGTCGTGGACGCTGTCCTTGATGGTGGTCATTGGGCCGCGGTTCGTCGTTCTCGCGTAAAAACCCGCGGACGCGTCCCGGGGTTATTTCGTC
The nucleotide sequence above comes from Halobacterium litoreum. Encoded proteins:
- a CDS encoding HD domain-containing protein, which encodes MTTIKDSVHDHIEVEGVAADLLDTPPVQRLRRITQLGTVSLVYPSANHTRFEHSLGVYHLADRALDHLDIGGKRAERVRAAAVLHDVGHSPFSHNVEGVVERHTGKRHDDVDGLLAEGRVARVLDDHDLDPANIASLVAGDGELAQLVAGELDVDRMDYLVRDAHHTGVPYGTIDHERLLRALTFIDGELVLDEGNVQTAESLLLARALMNPTVYSHHVARISKSMLRRATERLLDTTEMTAEQLRRMDDHELSVALRSHDETAETGTRLAERDLFKRAVWAEMGDVDDDVVGADHDAVREFERDIAADAGVEPEHVVLDVRGEPSMRESTTGVLVGGEVRRLDEQSTLVNALQVAQREQWRLGVYAPADGVESVGKATERVLGLETEGALVTEVNTPGRYASLDDF
- a CDS encoding amidohydrolase family protein, which codes for MELSGTVLWGDEYEPVQGTLVVEDGEIVRLDEEYVESEDIVLPAFVNAHTHIGDSIAKEAGRGLTLEELVAPPDGLKHRLLREADREELVEGMARSLSFMQSTGTAATLEFREGGVAGVHALREAAEAADVDVFAFGRDDPDVVDVADGFGASGAADGEFGKERNAAREAGKPFAIHAGEVDASDINPALDLDPDLLVHMVHAEELHLDRVEDKEIPVAVCPRSNLVTDVGLPPVRDLLDRTSVALGTDNVMTNSPSMFREMEFVSKCCDVEAPEVLRMATRAGAEVVGANYGTIEAGREARLLVLDGDSDNLAGVRDPVRAAVRRAGASDVKRVVSP